The Gemmatimonadota bacterium DH-78 region CGAAGACAATGGACTCGGGATCAGTGTCGAAACGCCGCGCCGTTGGATCCGCGACACCTTCAGCGGCTACCCCCACCTGCGCTACTTCGAGGCCGAGGGCTCGCTCGACCGCATCCACGCCACGGTGAAGGCCGCCGTCGATACCTGCCGCTCGCAGCGCATGCCGGTGTTCCTGCGGCTGGTGACGGTGCGACTGTGGGGGCACGCCGGCTCGGACATCGAAACGGCGTACCGGAGCCGCGAAGACATCCGCCGCACGGAGGCCGCCGATCCGCTGCTCGCCAACGCGAAGCTCCTGATCCGGACCGGTGCCGCCACCCCCGACCGCCTGCAGGCGCTGGTCGACGATACGCGCGCGAGGGTGCAGCGGGCCGGCGAGGAGGCCACCACGCGCAGCCACCTCTCGACGGTGGCCGAGGTGATCGAGCCGCTCGCTCCGTGGCACGAGTCGGCGGTCCGCGCCGATGCCGCCGCTCGGGTGGATCCGGTGCGGCGCCGCGACTTCTGGAACGGCGAGCTGCCCGAAGACGCCGACACCCCGGTCAAGCGCACCCTGGCCGCCCACCTCTCGGCGGCCCTCACCGACGAGATGCTCGCCCGCCCCGACGTGCTGGTGTTCGGTGAAGACGTGGGGAGAAAGGGCGGCGTGTACTACGTGACCGCGGGACTTCAGAAGCGGTTCGGCCAGACCCGGGTGATCGATACCCATCTCGACGAGACGAGCATTCTCGGGCTCGCGCAGGGCGCGGGGCTGCTCGGCCTGCTGCCGATTCCCGAGATCCAGTATCTGGCCTACGTGCACAACGCCGTGGACCAGCTCCGGGGAGAGGCTTCGTCGCTCTCCTTCTTCAGCGACGGCCAGTACCAGAACCCGATGGTGGTGCGGATCGCGAGCTGGGCCTACCAGAAGGGGTTCGGCGGCCACTTCCACAACGACAACAGCATCGGGGGGCTGCGCGACATTCCGGGCCTCGTGCTCGCCACCCCCTCGCGGGGCGACGACGCCGTGCGAATGCTGCGCGGCGCGATCGCGCTCGCGCGGAGCTGCGGCCGCGTGGTGGCCTTTCTCGAGCCGATCGCCCTCTACCACGAGCGCGACCTGTACGAGGAAGGAGACGGCCTCTGGCTCAGCGACTACCCCGCCCCGGGCGAGGCCCTTCTGCCCGGCGAAGTGGGACTCCACGGCGACGGCGATCTCCTGATCGTCACCTACGCCAACGGAGTGCGGATGTCACTGCAGGCCGCGCGCACCCTGGAGCAGGAGCACGGCATCCGGGCGCGGGTGCTCGACCTGCGCTGGCTCAACCCCCTGCCCTGGAAGGCGATCGACGAGGCCGCCGCGCAGGCCGACCGGGTGCTGGTGGTCGACGAGGCGCGAGCCACCGGCGGAGGCATCGCCGAAGCCGTGGTGGCCCACCTCGCCGAGAGCGGCTGCGGCCGCCCCCTCGCCTCGGTTCGCGCCACCGACTCGTTCATCCCCCTCGGCCCCGCAGCCAACCTCGTGCTGATCCAGCACGCCGACATCGTCGAGGCCGCCCGGGCGCTCGCGAAGCGGTAGTCCGGCCCCACACGCAGCCGGGCCCGCCCCGGGTGCAGTTCGCGGAGACGATCGTGGCAACGCCACGAGCGAAGCGTGCAGTTCAGCCCCACACGCAGCCGGGCCCGCCCCGGGTGCAGCTCGCGGAGACGATCGTGGCAACGCCACGAGCGAGCGTGCAGTTCAGCCCCACACGCAGCCGGGCCCGCCCCGGGTGCAGCTCGCGGAGACGATCGTGGCAACGCCACGAGCGAAGCGTCGGCTCCGAGAGCTGCACCCGGGACGGGCCCGGCGCCCTACCCTGTCCGTGCGAGTCGCTGCGCGTCAGCGACCGCCGCCGTACCGCGCGCGCATCTCGTCCTGGAGATCCTCGGAGGCGAAGATGGCCACCTCCACGCGGCGGTTCGCCTGCGCGCCCGACTCGGTCGCGTTGTCGGCCACCGGCTCGGTCTCGCCTCGGCCCACGGCCTCGACGCGATCACCCGACAGTCCCTGCTGGAGCAGGTAGGCCCGGGCCGACGCCGCGCGACGCTCCGACAGGCCCTGGTTGTAGCTGTCGGAGCCACTGCTGTCGGTGTGTCCCACCACGAGGACACGCGTGCCCGCGTACTCGGAGAGGCTGGCCGCGAGATCGGCGAGGTTCGCGCGCGCCTCGGACCGCAGCGCGGCCGAGTCGAAGTCGAAGAGGATGCCGGAGTCGAAGGTGATCTTGATCCCTTCACCCACGCGCTCCACCTCGGCACCGGGGAGCTCGTCTTCGAGTTCCTCGGCCTGGTTGTCCATGCGGCTTCCGATCGCGGCACCGGCCGCACCACCGATCGCCGCGCCGAGAATGGCGCCCACGGCGGTGTTGCTGTCGGTCGCATCGGCGATCACGCCGCCGAGCACGGCCCCGGTGGTCGCTCCACCCACGGCTCCCCTCTCGGTGTTGCTCAGCCCGGAGCAGGCGCCGAGTACGAAGACGAGGGCGAGCCCGGAGGTGGCCCGCAGGGCATGGGGTCGGTGCGAAAGCATATCTGGATTCCTGTTGGAAGTGGATCGATCGAATGCTGCGCATTTCATCATGCAAGGCCGATGCCAGATCCCGTCCCTTGACGGGGTCCAGCGTGGAGTCCCAATTTTAGGCCATCCTAAAAATCGTCTCCCGGGACCCCATGATCGATCCTCGTCTCGCTCTGGCACTCTTCGCGGGCGCCCTCCTGCTCGCGGCGGCGCTCTTCTGGCCCTCGTCCGGCCTGTGGCATCGGCTCGTGCGCAGGCTGCGCACCGGCGAGCGCGAGTCGCTCGAAGACGCGCTGAAGCACCTGTACAAGACGGAGCGCCGCGGTGCGGCGCCCTCGCTCGAGAGCGTGGCCGGGTCGCTGGGCGTACCGCTCGCGCAGGCCGCGCGCATCGTGGAGGCGCTGGGCGATCGCGGGCTGGTGCAGCCGAGTGGCGCGCTGACGCTCACCGACGAGGGTCGAGCCTACGCCCTGCAGGTGATCCGCACGCATCGGCTGTGGGAGCGGTACCTCGCCGATCGCACCGGCACGGCGCCCTCCGACTGGCATGCGCGCGCGGAGATGCGGGAGCACGAGATCAGCCCGGCGCAGGCCGACCGGATCGCGGCGAGCCTCGGCCACCCGCGGTACGATCCTCACGGCGATCCGATTCCGACCGCGTCCGGTGAGATTCCCGAACCGGCCGGCACCCCGCTGCCCTATCTCGCCGAGGGAGACACGGCGACGGTGATCCACGTGGAAGACGAGCCGAGGGCGCTCTACCACCGGCTGGCGGCCGCCGGGGTGTCGCCCGGGCTGCGTCTCAGGGTGGTGGCCGCCGGGGGAGGGCGGATGACGGTGGAGTACGACGGCCGCCGACAGGAATTCGACCTCGCCACTGCCGGAAATGTGACGGTCGTGACCGGCGACGAGCAGCGCATCGTGGAGGAGCCGGCGTCGCACGACTACCGCACGCTCGAGGATCTCGAAGCCGGCGAGGAGGCCGAAGTGCTCGGGCTCGCTCCCGCCTGCCAGGGCATCCAGCGTCGTCGCCTGCTCGATCTGGGGGTCGTCCCGGGCACGCGGGTGCGCGCAGAACTCGTGTCGCCGGGCGGAGACCCGACCGCCTACGAAGTGCGGGGGGCGCTGATCGCGCTGCGGCGAGACCAGCAGCGCTGGGTGCGCATTCGTCCCGCGCGCGAGCAGGCGGCCTGATGGGCATGAAGCTTCCGACCGTGTCCGCCGATGCCGGGGTCGCGCCGCACCGCGCGCGCAGCCTCGAGCGTCTCGGGCTGGAACCCGGCCGATGGGACTACCTGGTGGCGCTCGCCGGCAACCCCAACACGGGCAAGAGCACCGTCTTCAACGCCCTCACGGGACTGCGGCAGCACACCGGCAACTGGCCGGGCAAGACCGTGGTGCGGGCCGAGGGTGTGTACGGCTTCGACGGTCGGCAGGTGAAGGTGGTCGACCTGCCGGGCACCTACTCGCTCCAGGCGGGCAGCGCCGACGAGGAAGTGGCCCGCGACTTCATTCTCTTCGGGCGGCCCGATGTGACGGTGGTGGTGATCGACGCCACCCGCCTCGAGCGCAATCTGAACCTCGCCCTGCAGGTGCTCGCGATCACCCATCGCGTGGTGGTGTGCCTGAACCTGATGGACGAGGCGCGTCGGCACGGGATCGTGGTCGATCACCGGAAGCTGGAGAAGGAGCTCGGCGTTCCGGTGGTCCCCGCGGTGGCGCGCGCGGGTGAAGGCATGGAGGAGCTGGTGGCGGCGATCCACGCCGTGGCCACCGGCGCGCGCACCCCCGACCCCGTGCGCATCGAGCATTTCGAGGGCCCGGTGGAAGACGCGATCTCCGAGCTGGTGCCGTCGATCGAGACCGCCTTCCCCACCCTGCCCAACGCGCGGTGGGTGGCCCTTCGCCTGCTCAACGCCGATTCGCGGGTGGAAGAGGCGGTCCGGACCGGGGAGATCGGACAGTTGGAGCGAAACGCGGCACCCCCGCCCGTGACGGGACGCCGCGTGGTGGGCACCCGCGAGGCGCCGGACGACGCTCACGCGACGGAGGCCGGCGGTTTCGACGGCGATGCCGCGCGCATCGCGGCCGGCGACGTGCTCAGCACGGCCTCGGCGCTGCGCTGGAAGCTCCCCCCCGACTTCCACGACTCCATCGTGTCGGTGATCTACCGCCACGCGGAGCGCATCGCGGAGGCGGCCGGCAGTACGGCGGTGGCGCGCACCAAGCGCACCATCGACCGCACCCTCGACCGGCTGCTCACCGGACCCTGGACGGGGTTTCCGGTGATGCTGCTGATCCTCATGGCGGTGTTCTGGCTCACGATCGCGGGCGCGAACGTGCCCTCGGGCATGCTCGCCACCCTGCTCGTCGACACCCTGCATCCGGTGCTTCTCGGCTTCGGCGAGTCGATCGGGCTGCCCTGGTGGCTGAACGGATTCCTCTTCGACGGCATGTATCTGGCCACGGCCTGGGTGATCGCGGTGATGCTGCCGCCGATGGCGATCTTCTTTCCCCTCTTCACCCTGCTCGAAGACTTCGGCTACCTGCCGCGCGTGGCCTTCAACCTCGACGGCATCTTCCGCCGGGTGGGCGCCCACGGCAAACAGGCGCTCACGATGTCGATGGGCTTCGGCTGCAACGCCGCCGGCGTGGTGGCCACCCGCATCATCGACTCCCCGCGCGAGCGACTGATCGCGATCCTCACGAACAACTTCTCACTGTGCAACGGCCGGTGGCCCACGCAGATCCTGCTCGCGAGCATCTTCATCGGCGCCCTCGCCCCGGCCCATCTGGCCGGCGTGGTGTCGGCCACGGCAGTGGTGGGCGTGGCGCTGCTCGGCGTGGCCGCGATGCTCCTCAGCTCGTGGCTGCTCTCGCGCACGGTGCTCGAGGGCGAGGCCACCACCTTCTCGCTCGAACTGCCGCCGTACCGCCCGCCCCGAGTACTGCAGACGCTGTACACCTCGCTGATCGACCGCACCCTGATCGTGCTCTGGCGCGCGATCGTCTTCGCGGTCCCGGCGGGCGCCGTGATCTGGCTGTCGTCCAACATCACGGTGGGCGGCACGAGCGTGGCCGAGCACCTGGTGTCGTGGCTCGATCCGGTGGGACTGCTCGTGGGTCTCAACGGCGTGGTGCTGCTCGCCTACGTCGTGGCGATCCCCGCCAACGAGATCGTGATCCCCACGATCCTCATGCTCACGGTCCTCGTTTCAGGGGACCCCTCGGCCGGCGCCGGGGCCGGAGTGATGTTCGAGGGCGACATGGCAGAGGTCGAAAGACTGCTGCGCGGCAGCGGCTGGACGCTGCTCACGGCGGTCAACGTCATGCTCTTCTCGCTGCTGCATAACCCCTGCTCCACCACGCTCTACACCATCTACCGCGAAACCCGCAGCTGGAAATGGACCGCCCTGTCGGCCGCGATGCCGCTGGCCATGGGCTTCGGCCTGACCTTCGTGATCACCCAGATCGCCCGCTGGATCGGGGGCGGGTGAGGGGACGGGGGGGGCGGGGGGCCGGGCAGGTTGGGTGGCCGGGGAGGTCGGAGGGCCGGGGAGGGGGGCGGTGCGGTCGAGCAGGTTGGGTGGCCGGGGAGGTCGGAGGGTCGGGGGGCCGGGAGGGTCGGGGTGGCCGGGGAGGTCGGGGTGGCCGGGGAGGTCGGGGTGGCCGGGGAGGGTCGGGGTGGCCGGGGAGGTCGCGCCGAGCGGGTCGGCCGACCCATCCACGCGGTCGAGGGTCACGATCGTGCCAATCGTGCACTCCTAAAACCATGGTTGCTCCCGAAGTGCCCCCATAGGGTCGAGAAAGTACCAACCGTCATTTCGTCACGACGGCGTTTGGTCGCCCGGCAACGCTATGGGGGCACTTCGGGAGCAAGTTCCGATTAACCCCTGCACGTTTGTCACGTTTGCGCCCTTTCCGGGGGGATGCCGGTCCTCGGGGCGCGTCAGGCGGGCCCGTGTGGGCCGCGGCGCCCGCCCAAGGTGATCCCACCGGGCCATCGAGCCGATCCCACCGCACCATCCGCCTCGCAGGCCGATCCCGGCGCACCATCCCCCGGCCAGGCCGACCCACCGGCACCATCACCGCCCCGCAGCCGATCCCGACGCACCAACCACCCTCGCAGGCCCGTCCCCGGCCGAGTCCTCCGCGCTCAGAACCCGCCGGTCCGCCGGGCCAGGCCGTCGTGGAGGGCCTCGGCGAGCGCGCGGTGGAAGCTCGGCAGCGCGGTGAGTTGCTCCACCGACGCCTGGCGCAGGTGCCAGAGGCTCGCGAAGGAGTCGGCCACGCGCTCGCGCCGCTTCGCGCCGACGCCGGGCACGGCGAGTCGCTCGAGGGTGGCGAGGATGTGGGCGCGCTCGAGGCGGAGTCCCAGATCGCGCGTGTCGGACACGTCGTAGCCCGCCTCCGCCAGCTCGGTCACGAGGGTGTGCCAGTCGTCGTGACCCCACCCGTGGATGTGGCCTTCGACGAAGTCCTTCAAGCGGGCGTCGAGCGCGTCGACGCTCGGGGCGTGTGCCATGAGTGCCTCTCCTCGAGGTGGCGGGTAACGGTCGCGTCGGAAGCCTTTTCGCAGCGGGCTGACCATGTGAATAGTTAACCTTCCCCCCGGTCGTTCACATCCCCCAGCCGTAACGAATCCATGACCTTCGCCGAAGGCAAGATCCCCTTCCTGCCCGAGCGCCTCGCCGGGCTCGCCGATGTCGCACTGAACCTCTCCTGGCGGTGGAATCGGAGTGCCCGGGCCATGCTCAAGGCGATCGACCCGGCGCTGTGGTCGCTCACCCGGCACAACCCGGTCGAGATGCTGCGCAGCGTGGATCCCGCGCGACTGGTGGAGTGCGCCTCCGACCCGCGCTTCCTCGCCCTCTACGACGAGGCCGTCGCCTCGCTCGACAGCGCACGTGAGGCGCAGGACACCTGGTACCAGCAGACCTTCCCCGACATCGGCTCGGGGCGTATCGCCTACTTCTGCGCCGAGTTCGGCATGCACAACTCGATCCCGATCTACTCGGGCGGGCTGGGCGTGCTGGCGGGCGATCACTGCAAGTCGGCCTCCGACCTCGGGGT contains the following coding sequences:
- a CDS encoding thiamine pyrophosphate-dependent enzyme — its product is MTIDRVSAVQDAFDRYLDSAQPAPFELAPGAPLTEGATLTAGQALEIFEDQLLSRAIDVEARRLKTTGRSFYTISSAGHEQNAVVGSLLRTTDPAFLHYRSGAFMMARTRRGHEAGIAGDPVLDTMLSICASADDPIARGRHKVWGSRALWVPPQTSTIASHLPKAVGAAFALARARRMEIEPPVPHDSIVCCTFGDASANHASALTGITAARYASRRGNPMPILFVCEDNGLGISVETPRRWIRDTFSGYPHLRYFEAEGSLDRIHATVKAAVDTCRSQRMPVFLRLVTVRLWGHAGSDIETAYRSREDIRRTEAADPLLANAKLLIRTGAATPDRLQALVDDTRARVQRAGEEATTRSHLSTVAEVIEPLAPWHESAVRADAAARVDPVRRRDFWNGELPEDADTPVKRTLAAHLSAALTDEMLARPDVLVFGEDVGRKGGVYYVTAGLQKRFGQTRVIDTHLDETSILGLAQGAGLLGLLPIPEIQYLAYVHNAVDQLRGEASSLSFFSDGQYQNPMVVRIASWAYQKGFGGHFHNDNSIGGLRDIPGLVLATPSRGDDAVRMLRGAIALARSCGRVVAFLEPIALYHERDLYEEGDGLWLSDYPAPGEALLPGEVGLHGDGDLLIVTYANGVRMSLQAARTLEQEHGIRARVLDLRWLNPLPWKAIDEAAAQADRVLVVDEARATGGGIAEAVVAHLAESGCGRPLASVRATDSFIPLGPAANLVLIQHADIVEAARALAKR
- a CDS encoding OmpA family protein, translated to MLSHRPHALRATSGLALVFVLGACSGLSNTERGAVGGATTGAVLGGVIADATDSNTAVGAILGAAIGGAAGAAIGSRMDNQAEELEDELPGAEVERVGEGIKITFDSGILFDFDSAALRSEARANLADLAASLSEYAGTRVLVVGHTDSSGSDSYNQGLSERRAASARAYLLQQGLSGDRVEAVGRGETEPVADNATESGAQANRRVEVAIFASEDLQDEMRARYGGGR
- a CDS encoding iron dependent repressor, metal binding and dimerization domain protein is translated as MIDPRLALALFAGALLLAAALFWPSSGLWHRLVRRLRTGERESLEDALKHLYKTERRGAAPSLESVAGSLGVPLAQAARIVEALGDRGLVQPSGALTLTDEGRAYALQVIRTHRLWERYLADRTGTAPSDWHARAEMREHEISPAQADRIAASLGHPRYDPHGDPIPTASGEIPEPAGTPLPYLAEGDTATVIHVEDEPRALYHRLAAAGVSPGLRLRVVAAGGGRMTVEYDGRRQEFDLATAGNVTVVTGDEQRIVEEPASHDYRTLEDLEAGEEAEVLGLAPACQGIQRRRLLDLGVVPGTRVRAELVSPGGDPTAYEVRGALIALRRDQQRWVRIRPAREQAA
- the feoB gene encoding ferrous iron transport protein B, coding for MKLPTVSADAGVAPHRARSLERLGLEPGRWDYLVALAGNPNTGKSTVFNALTGLRQHTGNWPGKTVVRAEGVYGFDGRQVKVVDLPGTYSLQAGSADEEVARDFILFGRPDVTVVVIDATRLERNLNLALQVLAITHRVVVCLNLMDEARRHGIVVDHRKLEKELGVPVVPAVARAGEGMEELVAAIHAVATGARTPDPVRIEHFEGPVEDAISELVPSIETAFPTLPNARWVALRLLNADSRVEEAVRTGEIGQLERNAAPPPVTGRRVVGTREAPDDAHATEAGGFDGDAARIAAGDVLSTASALRWKLPPDFHDSIVSVIYRHAERIAEAAGSTAVARTKRTIDRTLDRLLTGPWTGFPVMLLILMAVFWLTIAGANVPSGMLATLLVDTLHPVLLGFGESIGLPWWLNGFLFDGMYLATAWVIAVMLPPMAIFFPLFTLLEDFGYLPRVAFNLDGIFRRVGAHGKQALTMSMGFGCNAAGVVATRIIDSPRERLIAILTNNFSLCNGRWPTQILLASIFIGALAPAHLAGVVSATAVVGVALLGVAAMLLSSWLLSRTVLEGEATTFSLELPPYRPPRVLQTLYTSLIDRTLIVLWRAIVFAVPAGAVIWLSSNITVGGTSVAEHLVSWLDPVGLLVGLNGVVLLAYVVAIPANEIVIPTILMLTVLVSGDPSAGAGAGVMFEGDMAEVERLLRGSGWTLLTAVNVMLFSLLHNPCSTTLYTIYRETRSWKWTALSAAMPLAMGFGLTFVITQIARWIGGG